From Motilibacter peucedani, the proteins below share one genomic window:
- a CDS encoding glycosyltransferase family 9 protein encodes MSRVLLARLDSFGDVLLAGPAVRAVAASGARVTLLVSPTGAPAAELLPDVDEVVVWDCPWTGFTPSPVDAADVLGLVDRLRGLEIDAAVVLTSFHQSPLPLALLLRMAGVARIAGTSTDYPGSLLDLRHPPGGPHEVERNLSLVAAAGWPLPEGDDGRLALRTPLPEPPVALERGYVVLHPSASVPARSISAAQARDIAAALLRHHDVVLTGAASGRALADTVAAAAVGAEHRLVDLVGATSFAELAAVLERARCTVAVNTGPAHLSAAVGTPVVSLFAPVVAAEAWAPWGVPVAVLGDQGAECAASRARTCPVPGHPCLSGVAPDDVVAAVDSLLAVAA; translated from the coding sequence GTGAGCCGCGTCCTCCTCGCCCGCCTCGACAGCTTCGGCGACGTGCTGCTCGCCGGCCCGGCCGTGCGCGCGGTCGCCGCCTCCGGCGCGCGGGTCACGCTGCTCGTCTCGCCGACCGGAGCCCCCGCCGCCGAGCTGCTGCCCGACGTCGACGAGGTGGTGGTCTGGGACTGCCCGTGGACCGGGTTCACCCCGTCGCCCGTCGACGCGGCCGACGTGCTGGGACTGGTCGACCGGCTGCGCGGGCTCGAGATCGACGCCGCCGTCGTGCTCACCTCGTTCCACCAGAGCCCGCTGCCGCTCGCGCTGCTCCTGCGCATGGCCGGGGTCGCCCGCATCGCCGGCACCAGCACCGACTACCCCGGCTCGCTGCTCGACCTGCGCCACCCGCCGGGCGGCCCGCACGAGGTCGAGCGCAACCTCTCCCTCGTCGCGGCGGCCGGCTGGCCGCTGCCGGAGGGCGACGACGGGAGGCTCGCACTGCGTACCCCGCTGCCCGAGCCGCCGGTGGCGCTCGAGCGCGGCTACGTCGTCCTGCACCCGAGCGCCTCCGTGCCGGCCCGGAGCATCAGCGCTGCGCAGGCCCGCGACATCGCGGCGGCGCTGCTGCGCCACCACGACGTCGTCCTCACCGGCGCCGCCTCCGGCCGCGCGCTGGCCGACACCGTGGCCGCCGCGGCCGTCGGCGCGGAGCACCGGCTCGTCGACCTCGTCGGCGCCACCAGCTTCGCCGAGCTGGCAGCCGTGCTCGAGCGCGCCCGCTGCACCGTCGCGGTCAACACCGGGCCGGCGCACCTGAGCGCTGCGGTCGGCACCCCGGTCGTCAGCCTGTTCGCGCCCGTGGTCGCGGCCGAGGCGTGGGCGCCGTGGGGCGTGCCGGTGGCGGTGCTCGGCGACCAGGGCGCCGAGTGCGCGGCGAGCCGCGCGCGCACCTGTCCGGTGCCGGGCCACCCGTGCCTCTCCGGCGTCGCGCCCGACGACGTGGTCGCCGCCGTCGACTCGCTCCTGGCGGTGGCCGCATGA
- a CDS encoding HAD-IIIA family hydrolase, translating to MRAAAGWSVVVPTVGRPSLEVLLDSLAAQPHRPAQVVVVDDRREPLTALALPEGVEVVRSGGRGPAAARNLGWRRTLTPWVVFVDDDVVLPAGWSDALVADLVEADPALGGSQARLRVPLPGGRRPTDWERGTAGLEAARWATAEMAYRRAALEAVGGFDERFPRAFREDADLAARVRRAGWTLARGSREAVHPVRPASRLASLRQQRGNADDVLMRKLHGPRWMADTECPPGRLPWHVATVAAAAGAVGALALRRPRTSAVLTAGWLALTADFAARRIVPGPRTRDEVEEMVLTSVLIPFAAVGHRLAGEWRHRDAEPKPVPAPAAQAETAAPAVRAVLFDRDGTLIHDVPYNGDPARVRPVDDASEAVARLRSSGVALGVVTNQSGIARGLLTRDQVDAVNGRVDALLGPFDTWQVCPHGPEDGCACRKPGPGMVLAAADALGVEPAAIAVIGDIGADVGAAEAAGATGILVPTPATRADEVDAAARRAGSLTEALDLLGVPR from the coding sequence GTGAGGGCCGCTGCGGGCTGGAGCGTCGTCGTCCCCACGGTCGGCCGGCCCAGCCTCGAGGTGCTGCTCGACTCGCTGGCGGCGCAGCCGCACCGGCCCGCGCAGGTCGTGGTGGTCGACGACCGCCGCGAGCCGCTGACCGCTCTCGCACTGCCCGAGGGCGTCGAGGTCGTACGCAGTGGTGGCCGCGGCCCCGCGGCCGCCCGCAACCTCGGGTGGCGGCGGACGCTCACTCCGTGGGTCGTCTTCGTCGACGACGACGTCGTGCTGCCGGCCGGCTGGTCCGACGCGCTCGTGGCTGACCTCGTCGAGGCGGACCCCGCGCTCGGCGGCAGCCAGGCGCGCCTGCGCGTACCCCTGCCCGGCGGCCGGCGGCCGACCGACTGGGAGCGTGGCACGGCCGGTCTCGAGGCTGCCCGGTGGGCGACCGCCGAGATGGCCTACCGACGGGCGGCGCTCGAGGCGGTGGGCGGCTTCGACGAGCGGTTCCCGCGCGCCTTCCGCGAGGACGCCGACCTCGCCGCGCGGGTGCGCAGGGCCGGCTGGACCCTCGCGCGCGGCTCCCGCGAGGCCGTCCACCCGGTGCGCCCGGCGAGCCGGCTCGCGAGCCTGCGCCAGCAGCGCGGCAACGCCGACGACGTGCTGATGCGCAAGCTCCACGGGCCGCGCTGGATGGCCGACACCGAGTGCCCGCCCGGGCGGCTGCCGTGGCACGTCGCGACGGTGGCCGCTGCCGCAGGAGCGGTCGGCGCGCTCGCGCTGCGGCGCCCGCGTACGTCTGCTGTGCTCACCGCGGGGTGGCTCGCGCTCACCGCCGACTTCGCCGCCCGCCGCATCGTGCCCGGGCCGCGCACGCGCGACGAGGTCGAGGAGATGGTGCTGACGTCGGTGCTCATCCCGTTCGCCGCGGTCGGGCACCGCCTGGCCGGCGAGTGGCGGCACCGAGACGCCGAGCCGAAGCCGGTCCCGGCGCCGGCAGCACAGGCGGAGACGGCAGCGCCGGCCGTCAGGGCGGTGCTCTTCGACCGCGACGGCACGCTCATCCACGACGTCCCCTACAACGGCGACCCCGCCCGGGTCCGTCCGGTCGACGACGCCTCCGAGGCGGTCGCCAGGCTGCGCAGCTCCGGCGTCGCGCTCGGCGTGGTCACCAACCAGTCCGGCATCGCCCGCGGCCTGCTCACCCGCGACCAGGTCGACGCGGTCAACGGCCGGGTCGACGCGCTGCTGGGCCCGTTCGACACCTGGCAGGTCTGCCCGCACGGGCCCGAGGACGGCTGCGCCTGCCGCAAGCCCGGCCCCGGCATGGTGCTCGCCGCGGCCGACGCGCTCGGCGTCGAGCCCGCCGCGATCGCGGTCATCGGCGACATCGGAGCCGACGTCGGCGCGGCGGAGGCCGCCGGCGCCACCGGCATCCTCGTGCCCACGCCCGCGACCCGCGCCGACGAGGTCGACGCGGCCGCCCGCCGCGCCGGCTCGCTCACCGAGGCGCTCGACCTGCTGGGCGTGCCCCGGTGA
- a CDS encoding carbamoyltransferase family protein — MRVLGVNTVFHDPASALVVDGEIVAAAEEERFNRRKHGKPNVPFSAWEMPTLSAAWCLEQAGVRARDLDAVAVSFDPSLTRPPEELGLDDPWDPLRVTFATRTPSLLADALPGLDPDKVVFVPHHKAHAASAALAGPHRTCASLVLDGRGEAASHLAGSYRDGALEVLAAQSLPHSLGFLYEDLTAHLGFHRSSDEYKVMALASYGKPRHLADFSELVRTTDDGGFVTEKIDWEAYAPRGTGELTEAHADLAATVQKRLEQVLLELATWIHDRTGHRALTMAGGTALNCVANAVILRDGPYDEVWVQPAAGDAGTALGAALHVAQERDRLGAPMTTAALGRGFSDEQLEQALKTARVPYDRPADLAASVADDLAANRVVAWFQGRAEYGPRALGHRSLLANPGLAANLELLNDIKGREQFRPVAPLCLLERASDIFEGRIPSEYMLFVHEVKPGWRDRIPAVVHVDGTARVQTVDRATEPLLAGLLDAFEARTGVPVLVNTSLNTAGRPIVDSPSDVLELFGSAPVDTLVMGPFVVRRADVFAGGSPAA; from the coding sequence GTGCGGGTCCTCGGGGTCAACACCGTCTTCCACGACCCGGCGAGCGCGCTCGTCGTCGACGGCGAGATCGTCGCCGCCGCGGAGGAGGAGCGCTTCAACCGGCGCAAGCACGGCAAGCCCAACGTGCCGTTCTCCGCCTGGGAGATGCCGACGCTGTCGGCCGCCTGGTGCCTCGAGCAGGCCGGCGTGCGGGCGCGCGACCTGGACGCCGTCGCGGTGTCGTTCGACCCGTCGCTCACCCGGCCGCCGGAGGAGCTGGGGCTCGACGACCCGTGGGACCCGCTGCGCGTGACGTTCGCGACGCGTACGCCGTCGCTGCTCGCCGACGCGCTGCCCGGCCTCGACCCCGACAAGGTCGTCTTCGTGCCGCACCACAAGGCGCACGCCGCCTCCGCGGCGCTCGCCGGGCCGCACCGTACGTGCGCGTCCCTCGTCCTCGACGGGCGCGGCGAGGCCGCGTCGCACCTGGCTGGCAGCTACCGCGACGGCGCCCTCGAGGTGCTGGCGGCCCAGTCGCTGCCGCACTCGCTGGGGTTCCTCTACGAGGACCTGACCGCCCACCTCGGCTTCCACCGCTCCAGCGACGAGTACAAGGTCATGGCGCTGGCGAGCTACGGCAAGCCGCGCCACCTGGCCGACTTCAGCGAGCTCGTCCGCACCACCGACGACGGTGGCTTCGTGACCGAGAAGATCGACTGGGAGGCCTACGCGCCCCGCGGCACCGGCGAGCTCACCGAGGCCCACGCCGACCTCGCCGCCACCGTGCAGAAGCGGCTCGAGCAGGTGCTGCTCGAGCTCGCCACCTGGATCCACGACCGCACCGGCCACCGCGCCCTGACGATGGCCGGCGGCACGGCCCTCAACTGCGTCGCCAACGCGGTCATCCTGCGAGACGGCCCCTACGACGAGGTCTGGGTGCAGCCGGCCGCGGGCGACGCCGGCACGGCGCTCGGCGCCGCCCTCCACGTGGCGCAGGAGCGCGACCGGCTCGGCGCGCCCATGACCACGGCCGCGCTCGGCCGCGGCTTCTCCGACGAGCAGCTCGAGCAGGCGCTGAAGACCGCCCGCGTCCCCTACGACCGGCCCGCCGACCTCGCGGCCTCCGTCGCCGACGACCTCGCCGCCAACCGGGTCGTCGCGTGGTTCCAGGGCCGGGCCGAGTACGGCCCGCGCGCGCTGGGCCACCGCTCGCTGCTCGCCAACCCCGGCCTGGCGGCCAACCTCGAGCTGCTCAACGACATCAAGGGCCGCGAGCAGTTCCGCCCGGTGGCGCCGCTGTGCCTTCTCGAGCGGGCGTCCGACATCTTCGAGGGCCGGATCCCGAGCGAGTACATGCTGTTCGTCCACGAGGTGAAGCCCGGCTGGCGCGACCGGATCCCGGCGGTCGTCCACGTCGACGGCACCGCGCGCGTGCAGACCGTCGACCGGGCGACCGAGCCGCTGCTGGCCGGCCTGCTCGACGCCTTCGAGGCGCGCACCGGCGTGCCTGTGCTGGTCAACACCAGCCTCAACACCGCGGGCCGCCCGATCGTCGACTCACCGAGCGACGTGCTCGAGCTGTTCGGCTCGGCGCCGGTCGACACGCTGGTGATGGGCCCGTTCGTCGTGCGCAGGGCCGACGTGTTCGCAGGTGGGAGCCCGGCCGCGTGA
- a CDS encoding GAF and ANTAR domain-containing protein, which translates to MTDRTWLPPADAFSEFARLDLRTESLQDVLAKVSRLATQTIPGTSEASVTLLEGDRGTTPAWSGELARDLDEAQYATGQGPCLAAAAGGELVLVPDLASDDRWPDYIPTAVARGARSSLSVALPVQETVTGALNLYATQPHAFDQESVALARTFAGYAAISVANAHLFASTATLCRQMESALASRAVIEQAKGLIVGQRRCTPQQAFEVLVRASSVSNRKLRDIAADLLDAAQQPR; encoded by the coding sequence ATGACCGACCGGACGTGGCTGCCCCCGGCCGACGCCTTCAGCGAGTTCGCGCGGCTCGACCTGCGCACCGAGAGCCTCCAGGACGTCCTGGCCAAGGTCTCGCGGCTCGCCACCCAGACCATCCCCGGCACCTCCGAGGCGTCGGTGACGCTGCTCGAGGGCGACCGGGGCACGACGCCGGCCTGGAGCGGGGAGCTGGCCCGCGACCTCGACGAGGCGCAGTACGCGACGGGCCAGGGCCCCTGCCTCGCGGCCGCCGCGGGCGGCGAGCTGGTGCTCGTCCCCGACCTCGCCTCCGACGACCGCTGGCCCGACTACATTCCGACCGCGGTCGCCCGGGGCGCCCGCTCCTCGCTCTCCGTGGCGCTGCCCGTGCAGGAGACGGTGACCGGCGCGCTCAACCTCTACGCCACTCAGCCGCACGCCTTCGACCAGGAGTCGGTGGCCCTGGCCCGCACCTTCGCCGGCTACGCCGCGATCTCCGTGGCCAACGCCCACCTGTTCGCCTCCACCGCCACGCTGTGCCGGCAGATGGAGTCGGCGCTCGCCTCGCGCGCGGTCATCGAGCAGGCGAAGGGGCTGATCGTGGGGCAGCGGCGCTGCACGCCGCAGCAGGCCTTCGAGGTGCTGGTCCGGGCCTCCTCGGTCAGCAACCGCAAGCTGCGCGACATCGCGGCCGACCTGCTCGACGCGGCCCAACAGCCCCGGTGA
- a CDS encoding aldo/keto reductase — MATTSMTSLTLTNGMTIDQIGFGVFQIPPTETVAPVRAAIEAGYRLIDTAQGYGNEEGVGQAVRESGVPRDELFITTKLTNSEHGRDKTLRAFDASMDKLGLDVLDLFLIHWPLPMYDQYVETWKAFEELHASGRVRAIGVSNFTKETLQRLFDETDTVPVLNQIELHPRFPQAELREFHAQHGIVTEAWSPIGQGKGLLDEPVLAEIAQAHGKTPAQVVLRWHVQLGIVAIPKSVNPERIAQNIQVFDFELSDDDMARIATLDTGERMGPDPATASFR; from the coding sequence ATGGCTACTACATCGATGACCTCGCTGACGCTCACCAACGGGATGACGATCGACCAGATCGGCTTCGGTGTCTTCCAGATCCCGCCGACCGAGACCGTCGCTCCCGTCCGCGCCGCCATCGAGGCGGGCTACCGGTTGATCGACACCGCGCAGGGCTACGGCAACGAGGAGGGAGTCGGCCAGGCGGTCCGCGAGAGCGGCGTGCCCCGCGACGAGCTCTTCATCACCACCAAGCTGACCAACAGCGAGCACGGCCGCGACAAGACGCTGCGCGCGTTCGACGCGAGCATGGACAAGCTCGGTCTCGACGTGCTCGACCTGTTCCTGATCCACTGGCCGCTGCCGATGTACGACCAGTACGTCGAGACCTGGAAGGCGTTCGAGGAGCTGCACGCCAGCGGCCGGGTCCGCGCCATCGGCGTCTCGAACTTCACCAAGGAGACCCTGCAGCGGCTCTTCGACGAGACCGACACGGTGCCGGTGCTCAACCAGATCGAGCTCCACCCGCGCTTCCCGCAGGCCGAGCTGCGCGAGTTCCACGCGCAGCACGGCATCGTCACCGAGGCCTGGAGCCCGATCGGGCAGGGCAAGGGGCTGCTCGACGAGCCGGTGCTGGCCGAGATCGCGCAGGCGCACGGCAAGACGCCCGCCCAGGTCGTGCTGCGCTGGCACGTCCAGCTCGGCATCGTCGCGATCCCGAAGTCGGTCAACCCCGAGCGCATCGCCCAGAACATCCAGGTCTTCGACTTCGAGCTCAGCGACGACGACATGGCCCGCATCGCCACGCTCGACACGGGCGAGCGGATGGGCCCGGACCCCGCCACCGCCTCGTTCCGCTAG
- a CDS encoding pyridoxal phosphate-dependent decarboxylase family protein, translating into MGARGQDYDRALARADEHARHWLGSVGERPVPPRTDADAVLATLGGLLPESPQAADEVVDALAAAVEPGLMAIGSGRFFGWVMGGTLPAALAADWLVSTWDQNAGMRAATPGVVAAEEAAAGWLLDLLGLPSAAEVGFVSGATMANFTGLAAGRTAVLARAGHDVVADGLQGAPRVRVLVGAERHDTVDLALRYLGLGRPEPVPADDQGRVRTDALADALAALPPGSPVLVCLQAGNLHSGAFDPFAEAVEVAHRHGAWVHVDGAFGLWAAASPALAHLTAGMAGADSWASDAHKTLNAPYDCGIAVVADRAALRSTMGVHTSYLIAAGDDGPGDPHERVPELSRRARGVPVWAALRSLGRTGVASLVDGLAANARELAAGIATVEGAEVLNEVCYTQVCVSFGSDQRTRAVTARLLADGTAWMSGSRWRGRDVLRVSVSNWTTDADDVRRSVDAVRRAAS; encoded by the coding sequence GTGGGCGCACGCGGGCAGGACTACGACCGGGCGCTGGCACGCGCCGACGAGCACGCCCGGCACTGGCTGGGTTCGGTCGGCGAGCGGCCGGTGCCACCGCGTACCGACGCCGACGCCGTCCTCGCCACGCTCGGCGGGCTGTTGCCCGAGTCGCCGCAGGCGGCCGACGAGGTGGTCGACGCCCTGGCGGCGGCCGTCGAGCCGGGCCTCATGGCGATCGGCTCCGGCCGGTTCTTCGGCTGGGTCATGGGCGGCACGCTGCCGGCCGCCCTCGCCGCCGACTGGCTCGTGAGCACCTGGGACCAGAACGCCGGCATGCGCGCCGCGACGCCCGGGGTGGTCGCTGCGGAGGAGGCGGCGGCCGGCTGGCTGCTCGACCTGCTAGGCCTGCCGAGCGCCGCCGAGGTCGGCTTCGTCAGCGGTGCCACGATGGCCAACTTCACCGGGCTGGCGGCCGGCCGGACCGCGGTGCTCGCCCGCGCCGGCCATGACGTCGTGGCCGACGGGCTGCAGGGGGCGCCCCGCGTACGCGTCCTCGTCGGCGCCGAGCGGCACGACACCGTCGACCTCGCGCTGCGCTACCTCGGGCTGGGGCGACCCGAGCCCGTGCCCGCCGACGACCAGGGACGCGTCCGGACCGACGCGCTCGCGGACGCCCTCGCCGCGCTGCCGCCGGGGTCGCCGGTGCTGGTCTGCCTGCAGGCCGGCAACCTGCACTCGGGCGCCTTCGACCCGTTCGCCGAGGCGGTCGAGGTCGCCCACCGGCACGGCGCGTGGGTCCACGTCGACGGCGCCTTCGGGCTGTGGGCCGCCGCCTCGCCGGCACTGGCCCACCTCACCGCGGGCATGGCTGGCGCCGACTCGTGGGCGAGCGACGCCCACAAGACGCTCAACGCGCCCTACGACTGCGGCATCGCCGTGGTCGCCGACCGGGCGGCGCTGCGCTCGACGATGGGAGTGCACACGAGCTACCTGATCGCCGCCGGCGACGACGGGCCGGGGGACCCGCACGAGCGCGTCCCGGAGCTCTCCCGGCGCGCCCGCGGCGTGCCGGTCTGGGCGGCGCTGCGCTCCCTCGGCCGCACCGGGGTTGCCTCGTTGGTCGACGGACTGGCCGCGAACGCGCGGGAGCTCGCCGCCGGCATCGCCACCGTCGAGGGCGCCGAGGTGCTCAACGAGGTCTGCTACACCCAGGTGTGCGTCAGCTTCGGCAGCGACCAGCGGACCCGCGCGGTGACCGCCCGCCTGCTGGCGGACGGCACCGCGTGGATGTCCGGCTCGCGCTGGCGGGGGCGCGACGTCCTGCGCGTGTCGGTCAGCAACTGGACGACCGACGCCGACGACGTACGCCGCTCCGTCGACGCGGTCCGCCGCGCCGCCTCCTAG
- a CDS encoding carbohydrate ABC transporter permease: protein MTAVATSAPAATAPPRRQRHNARETRAAYLFILPWIIGFLVFTVGSMVYSLVISFSNYNLATNTATPTGLSNYRGLLDDPKVLQSLKNTLVYALMAVPAEICFALLLASLLNRVTRGAGVFRTLYYLPKMTPSVATASMFLLLLNGNTGAVNSFLRFFHIPGPQWLVDPAWVKPSIVLMTLWGVSGTMVIFLAALKNVPRDLYEVAELDGAGPVRKFFSITVPMISGAIFFNVIVLTINALQVFDQAYLLFWRDQTNASPDSSLFYAVYLFQQAFRQFDFGFAAAMAWVLFVIVMLVTLVQVRVGNRFVYYEGEKSS from the coding sequence GTGACAGCGGTCGCCACCTCGGCACCTGCGGCGACCGCCCCGCCGCGACGTCAACGGCACAACGCGCGCGAGACGCGAGCCGCGTACCTCTTCATCCTGCCGTGGATCATCGGCTTCCTGGTGTTCACCGTGGGCTCGATGGTCTACAGCCTGGTGATCTCCTTCAGCAACTACAACCTCGCGACCAACACCGCCACACCGACCGGCCTGTCGAACTACCGCGGGCTGCTGGACGACCCCAAAGTCCTGCAGTCGTTGAAGAACACGCTCGTCTACGCACTCATGGCCGTTCCAGCCGAGATCTGCTTCGCACTGCTGCTGGCCTCGCTGCTCAACCGGGTCACCCGTGGGGCGGGCGTCTTCCGCACTCTCTACTACCTGCCGAAGATGACACCGTCGGTGGCGACGGCCTCGATGTTCCTGCTGCTGCTCAACGGCAACACGGGTGCGGTCAACTCCTTCCTGCGCTTCTTCCACATCCCCGGCCCGCAGTGGCTCGTCGACCCCGCGTGGGTGAAGCCGTCGATCGTGCTGATGACGCTGTGGGGCGTCAGCGGCACGATGGTGATCTTCCTGGCAGCGTTGAAGAACGTGCCTCGCGACCTCTACGAGGTGGCCGAGCTGGACGGTGCCGGTCCGGTTCGCAAGTTCTTCAGCATCACCGTCCCCATGATCTCCGGCGCGATCTTCTTCAACGTCATCGTGCTCACGATCAACGCTCTGCAGGTCTTCGACCAGGCCTACCTGCTGTTCTGGCGCGACCAGACCAACGCGTCCCCCGACTCGTCGCTGTTCTACGCGGTCTACCTGTTCCAGCAGGCGTTCCGCCAGTTCGACTTCGGCTTCGCCGCCGCGATGGCCTGGGTGCTGTTCGTCATCGTCATGCTGGTCACGCTGGTGCAGGTGCGCGTCGGCAACCGGTTCGTCTACTACGAGGGCGAGAAGAGCTCATGA